From one Brachypodium distachyon strain Bd21 chromosome 4, Brachypodium_distachyon_v3.0, whole genome shotgun sequence genomic stretch:
- the LOC100823201 gene encoding barwin translates to MAGGGARLALLAALVYAFAVAATSAQSATNVRATYHYYRPAQNNWDLGSPAVSAYCATWDASKPLSWRSRHGWTAFCGPAGPRGRDSCGRCIRVTNTGTGANVVARIVDQCSNGGLDLDWDTVFTKIDTDGMGYQRGNLNVNYEFVDCGDN, encoded by the coding sequence atggccggaggaggagcacggctGGCGCTACTGGCAGCGCTCGTGTACGCCTTCGCGGTGGCAGCCACGTCAGCGCAGTCGGCGACCAACGTGCGCGCCACGTACCACTACTACCGGCCGGCGCAGAACAACTGGGACCTGGGGTCCCCCGCGGTGAGCGCCTACTGCGCCACGTGGGACGCCAGCAAGCCGCTGTCGTGGCGGTCGAGGCACGGCTGGACGGCCTTCTGTGGCCCCGCGGGGCCACGCGGGCGGGACTCCTGCGGCCGCTGCATCCGCGTCACCAACACGGGCACCGGCGCCAACGTCGTGGCGAGGATCGTGGACCAGTGCAGCAACGGCGGGCTGGACCTGGACTGGGACACGGTGTTCACCAAGATCGATACGGATGGGATGGGGTACCAGAGGGGCAACCTTAATGTGAACTACGAGTTCGTCGACTGTGGTGATAACTAG
- the LOC100823510 gene encoding pathogenesis-related protein PR-4: MANTRIPLAVLVLAVVVFSGAGAAAQKASGVAATYNLYNPEKINWDLRTAGVYCATWDADMPLAWRQRYGWTAFCGPAGAHGEAACGRCLQVTNSATGARTTARVVDQCDNGGLDLDIAVFRQIDTDGHGLGNGHLVVDYQFVGCQD; the protein is encoded by the coding sequence ATGGCAAATACAAGGATCCCATTGGCAGTGCTAGTTCTCGCGGTCGTtgtcttctccggcgccggcgcggcggcgcagaaGGCGAGCGGCGTGGCGGCGACGTACAACCTGTACAACCCGGAGAAGATCAACTGGGACCTGCGCACGGCGGGCGTCTACTGCGCGACGTGGGACGCCGACATGCCGCTGGCGTGGCGGCAGAGGTACGGCTGGACGGCGTTCTGCGGGCCCGCCGGGGCCCACGGCGAGGCCGCCTGCGGGAGGTGCCTCCAGGTGACGAACTCGGCCACGGGGGCGCGGACCACGGCCAGGGTCGTGGACCAGTGCGACAATGGCGGCCTTGATCTTGACATCGCCGTGTTCCGGCAGATCGACACTGATGGACACGGCCTCGGCAACGGGCACCTTGTTGTCGACTACCAGTTCGTCGGCTGCCAGGACTGA